A genomic region of Oryza glaberrima chromosome 1, OglaRS2, whole genome shotgun sequence contains the following coding sequences:
- the LOC127760196 gene encoding putative disease resistance protein RGA1 encodes MLPDSFVNLSNLEKLNLSDCIRLKDVPQPFDNLRKLEYLNFSGCHRMNLNVDCLRKLVNLKCLTLSHHTDIKDFPYCYQDLADCLDLSRWLKNNWVHHQCNPKDDADIENRCFWSDLWKLANLGAVGSALIVTTRSKEVAKLFGAMQTYYLRSLPSEECFMVFQEHAIIGGFHINDYPQFTKFGWMIVEKCGGNPLCMKALSGLLCHSETGLFEISSLLFEINSLGVGGGILPALRLCYDLLPSRLKQCIKFCSLFPRNYVFVKHHLVQLWISQGFINPEEDSQPEDTALQYFNELFCRSFFQNGPSRDDDHKDKFVMHELFHDLACSVSKDECFSSGEAFCSLPENICHLSVVLPDSKSVVLTKVQRHLQSLMVVKRSASEYPGSFVPLLKILGLNDLLMKCRFLRALNLSCTTIRELPSSIMKMKHLQFLALNNTKIQSLPAEIGQLQTLQTLELKYCCCLIELPESTMNLTKLRHLDVQKEPGNVHVSMPHGIGQLTDLQTLTVFNTGDDLSHCSIGDLKNLSGLRGHVHITGLQNITASDDAKEANLVGKQFLGALTLEWCWSSQDMEDDSDKEIANQVLHNLQPNTNLQELSIRNYSANLFPNWIQDSSLSMLVSITIDDCQDCNEIPHLGDLPFLKYFLIHKMYAVESFGQRSNPLTTEGKHAPIFPSLEILNLWEMYSLQFWNGTNNGDFARLSHLSYSELPSLKSLKIESFQKLKSLRFCPEMPMLQKLEISDCKELLSVDDPLLSISNLKVVRCPKLRFGSSSLESCLMWEKLQRDKYTVKYLLKKTTTDDGWNWRKYSEKDLLGSKYKRSWYRCNQKQSTGCMARKIVEPNNDDPNTCWQVATRKRKESDASNDESTTKEHTSANKK; translated from the exons ATGTTGCCTGATTCTTTTGTCAATCTTAGCAATTTAGAGAAGTTGAACTTATCTGACTGTATAAGGCTGAAGGATGTTCCACAACCGTTTGACAATCTTCGGAAACTGGAATACTTGAATTTCTCAGGTTGCCACAGAATGAACCTGAATGTTGACTGCCTACGCAAGCTTGTCAATCTCAAGTGCCTAACTCTGTCACACCACACTGATATCAAAGATTTTCCCTATTGCTACCAAGATCTTGCAGACTGTCTAGACCTGTCAAGATGGTTGAAGAACAACTGGGTCCATCACCAATGCAACCCAAAG GATGATGCAGATATAGAAAACCGATGTTTCTGGAGTGATTTGTGGAAACTAGCAAATCTTGGTGCCGTAGGAAGCGCTCTTATTGTAACCACAAGGAGCAAAGAAGTGGCTAAGCTATTTGGAGCAATGCAAACCTATTACTTGCGTTCCCTACCCAGCGAAGAATGTTTTATGGTCTTCCAGGAACATGCCATTATTGGTGGTTTTCATATTAATGATTACCCTCAGTTCACAAAGTTTGGCTGGATGATTGTCGAGAAATGTGGTGGTAATCCGTTGTGTATGAAGGCTCTAAGCGGGTTATTATGTCATTCAGAAACTGGTTTGTTTGAAATCAGTTCCCTTTTGTTTGAAATCAATTCccttggtgttggtggtggtatCTTACCAGCACTAAGACTTTGTTATGATCTTTTGCCATCACGTCTGAAACAGTGCATCAAATTTTGTTCCTTATTTCCAAGAAACTATGTTTTTGTCAAGCATCACCTCGTCCAGTTATGGATTTCTCAAGGTTTTATCAACCCTGAAGAAGACAGTCAACCAGAAGACACTGCTCTGCAGTATTTTAATGAGTTGTTCTGCAGATCATTTTTTCAAAACGGTCCCTCTCGCGATGATGATCATAAGGATAAGTTTGTTATGCATGAGTTATTTCATGATTTGGCGTGCTCCGTCTCAAAGGATGAATGCTTCAGTTCAGGGGAAGCATTTTGCAGCCTTCCAGAAAATATTTGCCACCTTTCAGTTGTTCTTCCAGATTCCAAGTCAGTTGTGCTGACTAAAGTACAAAGACATCTGCAGTCCCTGATGGTTGTCAAGAGATCTGCATCAGAGTACCCAGGTTCATTTGTGCCACTTTTGAAAATACTGGGTCTGAATGATCTTCTCATGAAATGTAGATTTTTAAGAGCGTTGAATTTGAGCTGTACAACAATACGAGAGCTCCCCAGTTCTATTATGAAGATGAAACACTTGCAATTCTTGGCTCTGAACAATACAAAGATCCAAAGTCTCCCAGCTGAAATAGGTCAGTTACAAACCCTTCAGACATTAGAACTCAAGTATTGTTGCTGTCTCATTGAGTTACCGGAAAGCACAATGAATTTGACAAAGCTGCGGCACCTTGATGTCCAAAAGGAACCAGGAAATGTTCATGTTAGCATGCCTCATGGGATCGGGCAACTAACTGATCTGCAAACATTAACAGTATTTAATACGGGGGATGATTTATCACATTGTTCAATTGGGGACCTGAAGAATCTCAGTGGACTAAGGGGACATGTTCATATAACAGGTCTTCAGAATATTACTGCAAGTGATGATGCCAAAGAAGCAAATCTAGTAGGTAAGCAATTCCTAGGAGCTTTGACACTGGAATGGTGTTGGAGCAGTCAGGACATGGAAGATGACAGTGACAAAGAAATTGCTAATCAGGTccttcataatcttcagccaaaCACTAACCTGCAGGAGCTCTCCATTCGAAATTATTCTGCGAATTTATTCCCCAACTGGATTCAGGATTCTTCACTTTCCATGCTTGTCTCGATTACTATCGATGACTGCCAAGACTGTAATGAGATCCCACATCTTGGTGACCTGCCTTTTCTTAAATATTTCCTCATACATAAAATGTATGCTGTAGAAAGCTTTGGACAAAGAAGTAACCCTTTGACTACTGAAGGAAAACATGCCCCTATATTCCCATCACTGGAGATACTGAATCTGTGGGAGATGTACTCTCTGCAATTCTGGAATGGAACAAACAATGGGGATTTCGCACGACTTTCCCATCTCT CTTACTCAGAATTGCCATCACTAAAGTCACTGAAGATTGAAAGCTTCCAGAAGCTCAAGTCTCTCAGATTCTGTCCTGAAATGCCAATGTTACAGAAACTGGAAATCAGTGATTGCAAAGAGTTATTATCAGTAGATGATCCTTTGTTGtctatttcaaatttaaaagttgTCAGGTGCCCCAAACTTCGTTTTGGAAGCAGTTCACTGGAAAGCTGTCTCATGTGGGAAAAGCTTCAAAG GGACAAATACACAGTAAAATATCTCCTTAAGAAGACTACGACAGATGATGGCTGGAATTGGAGAAAGTATAGTGAAAAGGATTTACTTGGCTCCAAGTACAAAAG ATCATGGTACAGATGCAACCAGAAGCAGTCCACGGGGTGCATGGCAAGGAAGATTGTTGAGCCTAACAACGATGATCCCAACACATG CTGGCAAGTGGCAACACGTAAAAGAAAGGAATCTGATGCATCCAACGATGAAAGCACAACAAAGGAACACACTTCAGCAAACAAAAAGTGA
- the LOC127762058 gene encoding 50S ribosomal protein 5, chloroplastic yields the protein MALLLSPTVSFLASSSASPPRARALPASANVASTIPAPRLQCKNLSSQSPLNASFTKKRLVSVHASAEAGAEEAGTDQPEEPKPTVSIETMPLETKQKMIMEQRAKMKLAKKLRQRRRRLVQKRRLRKKGRWPPSKMKKLKNV from the exons ATGGCGCTGCTCCTCTCCCCGACCGTCTccttcctcgcctcctcctccgcctccccgcctCGCGCCAGAGCTCTCCCCGCCTCCGCCAATGTCGCCTCCACCATCCCCG CCCCAAGGCTCCAGTGCAAGAATCTGTCCTCGCAGAGCCCTCTGAATGCTTCTTTCACCAAGAAGAGGCTAGTTTCTGTCCATGCCTCGGCAGAGGCTGGTGCAGAAGAAGCTGGCACAGATCAACCAGAGGAGCCAAAACCCACGGTTTCGATTGAGACAATGCCGCTCGAAACTAAGCAGAAGATGATCATGGAGCAGAGGGCGAAGATGAAGCTGGCCAAGAAGCTGAGGCAGCGGCGCAGGAGGCTTGTCCAGAAGAGGCGGCTGAGGAAGAAAGGTAGATGGCCACCATCCAAgatgaagaagctcaagaacGTCTAA